In Tenacibaculum pacificus, a single window of DNA contains:
- a CDS encoding MFS transporter, with amino-acid sequence MYKRGDKKLINAWAFYDWANSVYSLVISTAVFPLYYSTVTKGKTVRFLGMDWEHPDSLYSYALSFSFLVVAFISPILSGIADYTGSKKKFMKFFCWMGGLSVIGLSFFEGIDTVWIGILFTILASIGFWASWVFYNAYLPEVALPEQQDKASAKGFMYGYVGSVILLIINLIMIQKPELFGVTSGMASRISFVMVGLWWIGFAQITFKKLPDDIYNKQPDNDYIWKGYRELKTVYKEVLNYPTLKRFLISFFFLSIGVQTIILMAAIFGSSELNLSTFNMILTILLVQIVAILGAYIFSRISGKFGNITALKATIVIWMIVCFFAFSLDKSQENVAIYFYGLGGLLGLVQGAIQTLTRSTYSKLLPETEDTATYFSFYDVTEKIAIVLGTSVYGALYAITDSMQWSVLCLAIFFLASLLVLTTMKKTKYVA; translated from the coding sequence ATGTACAAAAGAGGAGATAAAAAGTTAATTAATGCTTGGGCATTTTACGATTGGGCAAATTCGGTATATTCATTAGTAATTAGTACGGCGGTTTTTCCGTTATATTATAGTACGGTTACTAAAGGAAAAACAGTTCGTTTTTTAGGAATGGATTGGGAGCATCCTGATAGTTTATATAGTTATGCCTTATCATTTTCATTTTTAGTCGTAGCTTTTATTTCTCCTATTTTATCTGGTATTGCAGATTATACAGGAAGTAAAAAGAAATTTATGAAATTTTTCTGTTGGATGGGAGGTTTATCTGTAATAGGATTATCCTTTTTTGAAGGCATCGATACTGTTTGGATAGGTATTTTATTTACTATTTTGGCAAGTATTGGTTTTTGGGCAAGTTGGGTTTTCTATAATGCGTATTTACCTGAGGTAGCTTTGCCTGAACAACAAGATAAAGCTAGTGCAAAAGGTTTTATGTATGGGTATGTAGGTTCGGTAATATTATTGATTATCAATTTAATAATGATTCAGAAACCTGAACTTTTTGGAGTTACATCAGGAATGGCTTCTCGTATTTCTTTTGTTATGGTTGGGCTTTGGTGGATTGGTTTTGCACAAATCACTTTTAAAAAATTACCTGATGATATTTATAATAAACAACCCGATAATGATTATATATGGAAAGGGTACAGAGAATTAAAAACAGTATATAAAGAAGTATTAAATTATCCTACATTAAAACGTTTTTTAATATCATTTTTCTTTTTAAGTATTGGAGTACAAACTATTATTTTAATGGCTGCTATTTTTGGTTCATCAGAATTAAATTTATCAACTTTTAATATGATTCTTACTATTTTACTAGTTCAAATTGTTGCTATTTTAGGTGCTTATATTTTTTCTAGAATTTCTGGTAAATTCGGAAATATTACAGCTTTAAAAGCTACAATTGTTATTTGGATGATTGTTTGTTTCTTTGCTTTTTCATTAGATAAATCACAAGAAAATGTAGCTATATATTTTTACGGATTAGGAGGTTTGTTAGGTTTAGTACAAGGAGCGATACAAACATTAACTCGTTCTACATATTCTAAATTATTACCCGAAACAGAAGATACCGCAACCTATTTTAGTTTTTATGATGTTACTGAAAAAATAGCAATTGTACTTGGTACTTCTGTTTATGGAGCATTATATGCCATTACAGATTCAATGCAATGGTCTGTATTATGTTTAGCAATTTTCTTTTTAGCTTCGTTACTTGTGTTAACTACTATGAAAAAAACGAAGTATGTAGCCTAA
- the msrB gene encoding peptide-methionine (R)-S-oxide reductase MsrB, giving the protein MKKILTTLILTILFSCTGNTQNKKTYKISKTAQEWKTLLTAKQYYVLREAGTERQNSSSLNKNYEKGIYVCAVRKTPLYKSENKYDSGSGWPAFDSAIKKNVELDIDYKIGYARTELKCNTCGGHLGHSFNDGPKETTGKRHCINGAALTFIKSNE; this is encoded by the coding sequence ATGAAAAAAATTTTAACTACTTTAATTTTAACGATACTATTTAGTTGTACAGGAAATACTCAAAATAAAAAAACATACAAAATTTCAAAAACAGCGCAAGAATGGAAGACACTTTTAACAGCAAAACAATATTATGTTCTTAGAGAAGCTGGTACAGAACGTCAAAACTCAAGTTCATTAAATAAAAATTACGAAAAAGGAATTTATGTTTGTGCGGTACGTAAAACACCTTTGTATAAATCTGAAAACAAATATGATTCTGGATCAGGATGGCCAGCTTTCGATAGCGCTATCAAAAAAAATGTTGAACTAGATATCGATTATAAAATTGGCTATGCTCGTACCGAATTAAAATGCAATACTTGTGGCGGACATTTAGGTCATTCTTTTAATGACGGGCCAAAAGAAACCACGGGAAAACGTCATTGTATTAATGGAGCAGCTTTAACTTTCATAAAATCAAATGAGTAA
- the thrC gene encoding threonine synthase: MNYYSLNKKSPNVSFQDAVVNGLAPDRGLYFPENITPLSSDFIKNIDTYSKEEIAYEVIKQFVGDEIPTDVLQDIIKETLSFDFPVVSVEENVATLELFNGPTMAFKDVGARFMARCLGYFNRNNNDQLTVLVATSGDTGGAVADGFLDVKGVDVVILYPSGKVSDVQEKQLTTLGKNITALEVDGVFDDCQGVVKTAFLDAEISRTLTSANSINVARWLPQMFYFFLAYKQVYKQQKDVVFSVPSGNFGNICAGMMAQKLGLPIKHFVASTNINDTVPNYLKDGVYTPKPSKATISNAMDVGNPSNFIRIQEIFANNIEALKNTFSSYSFSDDETREAMKLIHKNSGYIADPHGAVGYLGAKEYQKTNEDTLCIFLETAHPVKFLDVVEETLTVKVAIPKQIKSVMNKEKKSFKMSTYDDLKKFLNS; this comes from the coding sequence ATGAACTATTATAGTCTTAATAAAAAATCGCCAAACGTTAGTTTTCAAGATGCTGTTGTTAACGGATTAGCTCCTGATAGAGGTTTATATTTTCCTGAAAACATAACACCTCTTTCTTCTGATTTCATCAAAAATATTGATACCTATTCTAAGGAAGAAATTGCTTATGAAGTTATCAAACAATTTGTTGGTGATGAAATTCCTACGGATGTTTTACAAGATATCATTAAAGAAACACTTTCTTTTGATTTCCCTGTAGTTTCTGTTGAAGAAAATGTAGCAACTTTAGAGCTTTTTAATGGTCCTACCATGGCTTTTAAAGATGTTGGTGCTCGTTTTATGGCACGTTGTTTAGGATATTTCAACAGAAATAATAACGACCAACTTACTGTATTAGTAGCTACTTCTGGTGATACTGGTGGTGCTGTTGCTGATGGATTTTTAGATGTAAAAGGTGTAGATGTTGTAATTTTATATCCAAGCGGAAAAGTAAGTGATGTACAAGAAAAACAATTGACAACTTTAGGAAAAAACATTACTGCTTTAGAGGTTGATGGTGTTTTTGATGATTGTCAAGGCGTGGTAAAAACGGCATTTTTAGATGCTGAAATTAGCCGTACACTAACCTCTGCAAATTCAATTAACGTTGCTCGTTGGTTACCTCAAATGTTTTATTTTTTCTTAGCTTACAAGCAAGTTTATAAGCAACAAAAAGACGTTGTATTTTCTGTACCAAGTGGAAATTTTGGTAATATTTGCGCAGGAATGATGGCTCAAAAATTAGGTTTACCTATTAAACATTTTGTTGCTTCAACAAATATTAATGATACAGTTCCTAATTATTTAAAAGACGGAGTGTACACTCCAAAACCATCAAAAGCAACTATTTCAAATGCTATGGATGTTGGAAATCCTAGTAATTTTATCCGTATTCAAGAAATATTTGCAAACAATATTGAGGCGTTAAAAAATACTTTTTCTTCATATTCTTTTTCTGATGATGAAACACGTGAAGCAATGAAATTAATCCACAAAAATAGTGGATATATTGCCGACCCTCATGGAGCTGTTGGTTATTTAGGAGCGAAAGAATATCAAAAAACAAATGAAGATACTTTATGTATCTTTTTAGAAACTGCACATCCTGTTAAATTTTTAGATGTTGTAGAAGAAACTTTAACTGTTAAAGTAGCTATTCCTAAACAAATTAAATCAGTAATGAATAAAGAAAAAAAGTCTTTTAAAATGAGTACTTATGATGATTTAAAGAAGTTTTTAAATTCGTAA
- a CDS encoding RluA family pseudouridine synthase yields the protein MTKFIAFTSDTNTITIPEKFDYPHNYTPSTLSKIATKELQEYLTNQTDFFHDFGIKNTENQNALGKMFGVLVVKNNKSQLGYLAAFSGKIAESTQHKHFVPPVYDVLSKNGVFLKMEEKRNLINAKISYSENSTQYLNIKKDYIQGKLLNENLIIKEKSKIKQRRKLRKELSQQDNQQNINEEFYIREYEVYLQSKTHSLEKEYNNYQQKINQLKEHRKELSATGQQEIFNQYKFLNAKKESENLITIFKDSKQNIPAGSGDCCAPKLLQYAFLNNLTPICMAEFWWGKSLATSIRKHKNYYSACTGKCKPILNHMLKGLIVNENPLVAQLQAKKDIEIIFEDDYLIVINKPAELLSVAGKIIEDSVEHRIQRKNANYLVVHRLDMSTSGILLIAKNIDIYKTLQAQFTNRTIKKRYVAVLNGIISQKSSEINLPLRVNLNDRPKQLVCNTHGKPAQTKWEIINVKNGKTKVYFYPITGRTHQLRVHAAHNLGLNTPIIGDDLYGTKANRLHLHAERIEFRHPISRKIVVFICPPTF from the coding sequence ATGACTAAATTTATTGCTTTTACTTCTGATACTAATACAATAACTATTCCCGAAAAATTTGATTATCCTCATAATTACACACCAAGTACATTATCAAAAATAGCTACTAAAGAATTACAAGAATATTTAACTAATCAAACTGATTTTTTTCATGATTTTGGAATAAAAAACACTGAGAATCAAAATGCTTTAGGTAAAATGTTTGGCGTATTGGTTGTTAAAAATAATAAAAGTCAATTAGGTTATTTAGCTGCTTTTTCAGGAAAAATAGCAGAAAGCACACAACACAAACATTTTGTACCACCTGTATATGATGTTTTAAGTAAAAATGGTGTGTTTTTAAAAATGGAAGAAAAACGCAATCTGATTAACGCTAAAATTTCTTATTCAGAAAATAGTACGCAATATTTAAACATCAAAAAAGATTATATCCAAGGTAAATTATTAAATGAAAATTTAATAATTAAAGAGAAATCTAAAATTAAACAACGTAGAAAATTAAGAAAAGAATTATCTCAACAAGATAATCAACAAAATATTAATGAAGAGTTTTATATACGTGAATATGAAGTTTATTTACAATCTAAAACACACTCTTTAGAAAAAGAATATAATAATTATCAGCAAAAAATAAATCAATTAAAAGAGCATAGAAAAGAACTTTCAGCAACAGGGCAACAAGAAATTTTTAATCAATATAAATTTTTAAATGCTAAAAAAGAATCTGAAAATTTAATTACTATCTTTAAAGATTCAAAACAAAATATTCCTGCTGGTTCTGGTGATTGTTGCGCTCCTAAATTATTACAATATGCTTTTTTAAATAACCTCACCCCTATTTGTATGGCAGAATTTTGGTGGGGTAAATCTTTAGCTACTTCAATTCGAAAACATAAAAACTATTACTCGGCTTGTACGGGTAAATGCAAACCTATTTTAAATCATATGCTTAAAGGATTAATTGTTAATGAAAATCCTTTAGTTGCTCAACTTCAAGCTAAAAAAGATATAGAAATTATTTTTGAAGATGATTACCTAATTGTTATCAATAAACCAGCAGAATTATTATCAGTAGCTGGAAAAATAATTGAAGATTCTGTAGAACATCGCATCCAAAGAAAAAATGCAAATTATTTGGTTGTTCATCGTTTAGATATGTCTACTTCAGGAATTTTACTGATAGCTAAAAATATAGATATCTATAAAACTCTACAAGCTCAATTTACAAACAGAACAATTAAAAAACGATATGTTGCTGTACTTAATGGAATCATATCACAAAAATCAAGTGAAATAAACTTGCCGTTAAGAGTCAATTTAAACGACAGACCAAAACAATTAGTTTGCAATACTCACGGAAAACCAGCGCAAACTAAGTGGGAAATTATTAATGTAAAAAATGGAAAAACAAAAGTGTATTTTTATCCGATTACAGGAAGAACGCATCAATTACGAGTTCATGCAGCTCATAATTTAGGGTTAAACACTCCAATTATTGGTGATGATTTATACGGAACAAAAGCAAATAGATTACACTTACACGCTGAAAGAATAGAATTTAGACATCCTATTAGTCGAAAAATAGTTGTTTTTATTTGTCCTCCTACTTTTTAA
- a CDS encoding M48 family metallopeptidase, producing the protein MKRIIALGIVAVFLVQCSTVPITGRKRLNFVSDAQVLPASFAQYKGFLEQNKLSTNTSKSNQIKRIGKKISEAVDRFMRANNMTAEANSYKWEFNLVEDKTLNAWCMPGGKVVFYTGILPVCANEDGIAAVMGHEVAHAFAKHGQERMSTGQLQQLGGAAVALGTANSKNAQLFNTAYGLGTQVGIMLPFSRNHETEADKLGLVFMLMAGYNGSEAAEVWVRMSQISKGKAPAKFMSTHPSNQTRIQTLRAYLPEAKQLAAKFNVPARK; encoded by the coding sequence ATGAAAAGAATTATAGCTTTAGGAATTGTAGCGGTATTTTTAGTGCAATGTAGTACTGTACCAATTACAGGAAGAAAACGTCTTAATTTTGTAAGTGATGCACAGGTGTTACCAGCAAGTTTTGCACAGTACAAAGGTTTTTTAGAACAGAATAAATTATCTACGAATACTAGTAAGTCAAATCAAATAAAAAGAATAGGTAAGAAAATTTCTGAAGCAGTAGACCGTTTTATGAGAGCAAATAACATGACTGCAGAAGCAAATTCTTACAAATGGGAATTTAATTTAGTAGAAGATAAAACATTAAATGCTTGGTGTATGCCAGGAGGAAAAGTAGTTTTTTATACAGGTATTTTACCAGTTTGTGCTAATGAAGATGGTATTGCTGCTGTTATGGGGCACGAGGTTGCACATGCATTTGCTAAACATGGTCAAGAGCGTATGTCTACTGGTCAGTTACAGCAATTAGGTGGTGCCGCAGTAGCTTTAGGAACTGCAAATAGTAAAAATGCACAACTTTTTAATACTGCATATGGTTTAGGTACACAAGTAGGAATAATGTTACCTTTTAGTAGAAATCATGAAACAGAAGCTGATAAATTAGGTTTAGTTTTTATGTTAATGGCAGGATATAACGGTAGTGAAGCTGCTGAGGTTTGGGTAAGAATGAGCCAAATATCAAAAGGAAAAGCACCTGCGAAATTTATGAGTACGCATCCATCAAATCAAACACGTATTCAAACGCTTAGAGCTTATTTACCTGAAGCAAAACAATTAGCAGCTAAATTTAATGTGCCAGCAAGAAAATAG
- a CDS encoding terpene synthase family protein, translating into MNFSSTSLSISKTKLEIHKDAKLILKEAKAISKKLGVIDDDLYKHHTTMTNHLYINTPIHKMINAVVTYDVLYFIDDFFGEDTANGVQPDFKKILDIWTGKELYLNSENSKISNLYNAIFYISDAVKKDSPSYFFDKYTESITEHLSYSLKSVPFTTVDEYIDIRLYTGGMFPVIDLIEYMHSIYISPEITEKVPSIKKMKEQCALIGALSNDLFSYAKEKHSDYNLINAYIISNEADNYNDAVNKSIIKVNTIHTEYEATLLQTMKEVTFLSSVNNNIVLKYIDALNVIISSSYHWQKNTKRYIHPENVFEDMKV; encoded by the coding sequence ATGAATTTCTCTTCAACTTCTTTATCAATATCAAAAACAAAACTCGAAATACATAAAGATGCTAAACTCATACTAAAAGAGGCTAAAGCGATCTCAAAAAAACTAGGTGTTATTGATGATGATTTATACAAACATCACACAACAATGACGAATCATTTATATATAAATACTCCTATTCATAAAATGATTAATGCTGTAGTTACTTATGATGTTTTATATTTTATTGATGATTTTTTTGGCGAAGATACCGCAAATGGTGTACAACCTGACTTTAAAAAAATATTAGATATTTGGACAGGAAAAGAACTCTATTTAAATAGTGAAAACTCTAAAATATCGAATTTATATAATGCTATTTTTTATATAAGCGATGCTGTTAAAAAAGATAGTCCTTCTTATTTTTTTGATAAATATACCGAATCAATAACCGAACATTTATCTTACTCTTTAAAATCAGTTCCTTTTACAACTGTTGATGAATATATTGATATCAGATTATATACTGGCGGAATGTTTCCTGTTATCGATTTAATTGAATACATGCATTCGATTTATATATCGCCAGAAATAACAGAGAAAGTTCCATCAATAAAAAAAATGAAAGAACAATGTGCTTTAATTGGTGCATTATCTAATGATTTATTTTCTTATGCTAAAGAAAAACACAGTGATTATAATTTAATTAATGCGTATATTATTTCAAATGAAGCTGATAATTATAACGATGCTGTAAATAAATCAATTATAAAAGTAAATACAATTCATACTGAATATGAAGCTACTTTATTACAAACGATGAAAGAAGTAACTTTTTTATCTTCAGTAAATAACAATATCGTTTTAAAATATATTGATGCATTAAATGTAATCATATCTTCAAGTTATCATTGGCAAAAAAATACCAAAAGATATATACATCCTGAAAATGTATTTGAAGATATGAAAGTTTAA
- a CDS encoding AMP-dependent synthetase/ligase, whose translation MSIEITRLFDFPYYQQEAYNLEKAFTTKYNGHWESISTIEYIDKANTISRGLLRLGVQPNDKIAIISTNNRTEWNICDIGILQTGAQNVPIYPTISKEDYEYVLNHSEATYCFVSDKTILEKLNQIKGNTKLKAVFTFEDIENEKSWNEILELGKDTSNQNEVEARKNAVTSDSLATLIYTSGTTGKPKGVMLSHKNIVSNVLTSEKRVPLLYGQERGLSFLPVCHVFERVILYLYQYCGISIYFAESIQKLSENAQEIKPHVMTAVPRLYEKIYDKIYAKGTDLTGIKKKLFFWAIDLGLKYEPYGANGWWYEKQLSIARKLIFSKWQAALGGELKLMVSGSAALQPRLTRVFTAAGMPVMEGYGLTETSPVITVNDVRNNGFKIGTVGKVLDGLELKFAESGEILVKGDNVMLGYYKDPVKTAEVLKDGYFYTGDIGEIDKDGFLKITGRTKEMFKTSGGKYIVPPLLEGELKQSRFIEQVMVIGEGEKMAAAFIQPNFDFVREWASRHGITLKTNEELIKNQKVIDRIEEEVAICNSNFGKWETIKKFELTSEEWSIEGGHLTPTVKMKRKIIKEIYKDLYDKIYNC comes from the coding sequence ATGTCGATTGAAATAACACGTCTTTTTGATTTTCCTTATTATCAACAAGAAGCTTATAACTTAGAAAAAGCTTTTACAACCAAATACAATGGTCATTGGGAATCAATATCTACAATAGAATATATTGATAAAGCAAATACTATTAGTAGAGGTTTACTACGTTTAGGTGTACAACCTAATGATAAGATTGCCATAATTTCAACAAATAACCGTACAGAATGGAATATTTGCGACATCGGTATTTTACAAACAGGTGCACAAAATGTACCTATTTATCCAACAATATCTAAGGAAGATTATGAGTATGTTTTAAATCATTCTGAAGCTACTTATTGTTTTGTTTCTGACAAAACAATTTTAGAAAAATTAAATCAGATTAAAGGTAATACAAAATTAAAAGCTGTTTTTACTTTTGAAGATATTGAGAATGAAAAAAGTTGGAACGAAATTTTAGAACTTGGTAAAGATACTAGTAATCAAAATGAAGTTGAAGCCAGAAAAAATGCTGTTACTTCTGATTCTTTAGCTACCTTAATTTATACTTCGGGTACTACTGGAAAACCTAAAGGTGTTATGCTTTCTCATAAAAATATTGTTTCTAATGTATTAACTAGTGAAAAAAGAGTTCCTTTATTATATGGTCAAGAACGTGGTTTAAGTTTTTTACCTGTATGCCATGTTTTTGAACGCGTGATATTATATTTATATCAATACTGTGGTATTTCTATTTATTTTGCAGAATCAATTCAAAAACTGAGTGAAAATGCTCAAGAAATAAAACCTCATGTAATGACGGCTGTTCCTCGTTTATATGAAAAAATTTATGATAAAATTTACGCCAAAGGAACTGATTTAACCGGTATCAAAAAGAAATTGTTTTTTTGGGCTATTGATTTAGGTCTTAAATACGAACCATACGGAGCAAACGGATGGTGGTACGAAAAACAATTAAGTATTGCTCGTAAATTAATTTTTTCGAAATGGCAAGCTGCTTTAGGAGGCGAATTAAAATTAATGGTTTCAGGTTCTGCTGCTTTACAACCACGTTTAACAAGAGTTTTTACTGCTGCAGGAATGCCTGTTATGGAAGGTTATGGACTGACAGAAACATCACCTGTTATTACCGTTAATGACGTTAGAAATAACGGATTTAAAATAGGTACTGTTGGTAAAGTACTTGACGGATTAGAATTAAAATTTGCTGAAAGTGGTGAAATTTTAGTAAAAGGTGATAATGTAATGTTAGGCTATTATAAAGACCCTGTAAAAACTGCTGAAGTTTTAAAAGATGGATATTTCTATACAGGTGATATAGGAGAAATAGACAAAGATGGCTTCTTAAAAATTACAGGACGAACAAAAGAAATGTTTAAAACATCTGGTGGTAAATATATTGTTCCACCATTATTAGAAGGAGAATTAAAACAATCTCGTTTTATAGAACAGGTTATGGTAATTGGTGAAGGCGAAAAAATGGCAGCTGCTTTTATTCAGCCTAATTTTGATTTTGTTAGAGAATGGGCTTCTAGACATGGAATTACCTTAAAAACAAATGAAGAGTTAATAAAAAATCAAAAAGTAATTGACCGTATTGAAGAAGAAGTTGCTATTTGTAATTCTAATTTTGGAAAATGGGAAACTATTAAAAAGTTTGAATTAACATCCGAAGAATGGTCTATAGAAGGTGGTCACCTTACTCCTACCGTGAAAATGAAACGTAAAATTATTAAAGAAATTTATAAAGATTTATACGACAAAATCTATAACTGTTAA
- a CDS encoding alpha/beta hydrolase, translating to MIADKLLEKGYMVISFDGPAHGKSSGKTTAMPEFLETINQIDKKHGPFEAAIGHSFGGMCLYNSVATDFKIKKLITVGAPDKVSDVILNFTKNLALKPVIAHKMKYLFDKKWERDIDTHSSNIVAKNILIPTLVVHDANDGDVPVSSAIHIRQNLQRGTLLITKGLGHTKILRNQKVTSDIVNFIIQ from the coding sequence ATGATTGCTGATAAATTATTAGAAAAAGGATACATGGTCATTTCTTTTGATGGTCCTGCACATGGTAAATCTTCAGGAAAAACAACAGCAATGCCTGAGTTTTTAGAAACTATTAACCAAATAGACAAAAAACATGGTCCTTTTGAAGCTGCTATTGGGCATTCATTTGGAGGTATGTGTCTATATAATAGTGTTGCTACTGATTTTAAAATAAAAAAATTAATCACTGTTGGTGCTCCTGATAAAGTTTCTGATGTAATACTTAATTTCACCAAAAACTTAGCTTTAAAACCTGTTATTGCACATAAAATGAAATATTTATTTGATAAAAAATGGGAAAGAGATATTGACACACACTCCTCAAATATTGTTGCGAAAAACATTCTTATTCCTACTTTGGTTGTTCATGATGCAAATGATGGAGATGTTCCTGTAAGTTCAGCAATACATATTCGTCAAAACCTACAAAGAGGAACACTTTTAATTACAAAAGGATTAGGACATACTAAAATACTTCGTAATCAAAAAGTAACTTCTGATATTGTAAACTTTATTATTCAATAA